From Paraburkholderia fungorum, the proteins below share one genomic window:
- a CDS encoding MMPL family transporter yields MLKSSIVRLVAYSVRHPLRVVGASIVLAILSCIYVAHNFKINTDISRLIETDKHWTGLENAMSQAFPDRGDTVLVVVEARAPEFADAAANALTAALKADPKEFVAVSQPAGGPFFEHNGLLFPSNDEVMSTTSQLVQSRPLVNALAHDPSLTGLAGTLTTSLLLPLQLGQVKLADMSHLLSQSANTLDRVLANQPAAFSWRALVDKTTATDPARAFVTVQPVVNYDALEPGATASKAIRDIAASLHLDARYGATIRLTGEQPLADEEFASVKDGAVLNGIGTFIVVLVILWLALRSGRMIAAVFITLFVGLVITAALGLMMVGALNMISVAFMVLFIGLGVDFGVQFGVKYREERNRDDRLSAALMHTAHSIGVPLTLAAVAVALSFFSFLPTAYRGVSELGQIAGVGMFVAYFTNMTLLPALLKIFNPPGEAASPGFKQLAPLDDFLDHHRKPVLIGTLIVVIGATPILTHLRFDFNPLHLKDPHTESMATLLSLKDSPEAAVNNVHVLAPSLTDADAIATRLRALPEVGRVTTLNTFIPADQQQKMMLIASAAQQLLPALQQQPSPQATDAVRVDALKRASNQLSLAADDHPGPGAAEAKHLSATLQKLATADAATRDRAEVAMSDTLRIALKQLENLLQPTEITRDNLPKEISSTWLSKDGRALVDIAPKVKPGTDPNDDAMLARFVHAVQKAEPNAIGGPISILHSADLIIKAFLQAAAYALISIAILLWIALRRVGDVLRTLVPLLVSALVTLELCAAFGMPLNFANIIALPLMLGVGVAFKIYFVMAWRHGQTGLLQSSLTHAVLFSAATTATAFGSLWLSHHPGTSSMGRLLALSLFCTLIGAVVFQPVLMGKPRQRRAKNKGI; encoded by the coding sequence ATGCTGAAGTCATCTATTGTCCGTCTCGTCGCCTATTCGGTGCGCCACCCGCTGCGGGTCGTCGGCGCCTCGATCGTGCTCGCCATCCTGAGCTGCATCTATGTGGCGCATAACTTCAAGATCAACACGGACATCAGCCGTCTCATCGAAACCGACAAGCACTGGACGGGCCTCGAAAACGCGATGAGCCAGGCTTTCCCGGATCGCGGCGACACCGTGCTGGTAGTGGTCGAAGCGCGCGCCCCGGAATTCGCCGACGCCGCCGCCAACGCGCTGACCGCCGCGCTCAAGGCCGATCCCAAAGAATTCGTCGCGGTCTCGCAGCCCGCCGGCGGCCCGTTTTTCGAACACAACGGCCTGCTGTTTCCGTCCAACGACGAGGTGATGTCCACCACCTCGCAACTGGTCCAGTCGCGTCCGCTGGTCAATGCGCTCGCGCATGATCCGAGCCTGACGGGCCTGGCCGGCACGCTGACCACCAGCCTGCTGCTGCCGCTTCAGCTCGGTCAGGTGAAGCTCGCCGACATGAGCCATCTGCTGTCGCAAAGCGCGAACACGCTCGACCGCGTGCTGGCCAACCAGCCGGCGGCGTTCTCCTGGCGAGCGCTTGTCGACAAGACCACGGCCACCGACCCGGCGCGCGCGTTCGTCACCGTTCAGCCGGTCGTCAACTACGATGCGCTGGAGCCGGGCGCAACCGCGTCCAAAGCGATTCGCGATATCGCCGCCTCGCTGCACCTCGACGCGCGCTACGGCGCCACGATTCGTCTGACCGGCGAACAGCCGCTCGCGGACGAAGAGTTCGCGTCGGTGAAAGACGGCGCGGTGCTCAACGGCATCGGCACCTTCATTGTCGTGCTGGTCATTCTGTGGCTCGCGCTGCGCTCGGGACGCATGATCGCCGCCGTGTTCATCACGCTGTTCGTCGGGCTGGTCATTACCGCTGCGCTCGGCCTGATGATGGTCGGCGCGCTGAACATGATTTCGGTCGCGTTCATGGTGTTGTTCATCGGGCTCGGGGTCGATTTCGGCGTGCAGTTCGGCGTCAAATATCGCGAGGAACGCAATCGCGACGACCGCCTGTCCGCCGCGCTGATGCACACCGCGCACAGCATCGGCGTGCCGCTGACGCTCGCGGCGGTCGCGGTCGCGCTCAGCTTCTTCTCGTTCCTGCCGACCGCTTATCGCGGCGTATCGGAGTTGGGGCAGATCGCGGGCGTCGGCATGTTCGTCGCGTACTTCACGAACATGACCTTGCTGCCGGCGCTGCTGAAAATCTTCAATCCGCCGGGCGAAGCCGCTTCGCCGGGCTTCAAGCAACTCGCTCCCCTCGACGACTTCCTCGATCATCACCGCAAGCCGGTGCTGATCGGCACGCTGATCGTCGTGATCGGCGCGACGCCGATCCTCACGCATCTGCGCTTCGACTTCAATCCGCTGCATCTGAAGGACCCGCATACGGAGTCGATGGCGACGCTGCTGTCGCTGAAGGATTCGCCGGAAGCCGCGGTCAACAACGTGCATGTGCTAGCACCTTCGCTAACTGACGCCGACGCGATTGCCACGCGCCTGCGCGCGCTGCCGGAAGTCGGGCGCGTCACGACACTCAACACGTTCATTCCGGCTGATCAGCAGCAGAAGATGATGTTGATCGCGAGCGCCGCGCAGCAGTTGTTGCCCGCGCTGCAGCAACAACCGTCGCCGCAAGCCACCGACGCCGTGCGCGTCGACGCGCTCAAGCGCGCGTCGAACCAGCTGTCGCTGGCTGCTGACGATCACCCGGGCCCGGGCGCAGCCGAAGCAAAGCATCTATCGGCCACGCTGCAAAAGCTCGCCACCGCCGACGCCGCCACGCGCGACCGCGCAGAAGTCGCGATGTCCGACACGCTGCGCATCGCGCTGAAGCAACTGGAAAACCTGCTGCAACCCACCGAGATCACCCGCGACAACTTGCCAAAGGAAATCTCGTCGACGTGGTTGTCGAAAGACGGCCGCGCCCTCGTGGATATCGCGCCGAAGGTGAAACCCGGCACCGATCCGAACGACGACGCGATGCTCGCGCGCTTCGTCCACGCGGTACAGAAGGCGGAGCCGAACGCGATCGGCGGCCCGATTTCGATCCTGCATTCGGCCGACCTGATCATCAAGGCATTCCTGCAAGCCGCCGCTTACGCGCTGATCTCCATCGCGATCCTGCTGTGGATCGCGCTGCGGCGAGTCGGCGACGTGCTGCGTACGCTGGTGCCGTTGCTGGTGTCGGCGCTCGTCACGCTGGAACTGTGCGCGGCGTTCGGCATGCCGCTGAATTTCGCCAATATCATTGCGCTGCCGCTGATGCTCGGCGTCGGCGTAGCCTTCAAGATCTACTTCGTGATGGCGTGGCGCCACGGCCAGACTGGCCTGTTGCAGTCGAGTCTGACGCACGCCGTGCTGTTCAGCGCGGCAACCACGGCGACGGCATTCGGCAGCCTCTGGCTGTCGCATCATCCGGGCACGTCGAGCATGGGCCGACTGCTGGCGCTGTCGCTGTTCTGCACGCTGATCGGCGCGGTGGTGTTCCAACCGGTGTTGATGGGCAAGCCGCGCCAACGTCGCGCGAAGAATAAAGGAATATAA
- a CDS encoding MlaA family lipoprotein — translation MQLRNAALTLAAAGLISGCATGPDRKPGDPFEPVNRAVFKFNDGLDTYVAVPVAKGYQKVTPQPLRTAVSNFFSNLGDLTNAANALLQLKITDATEDIMRFAMNSVFGLGGLLDFATPAGLPKHHQDFGLTLGHWGIPSGPYLVLPLFGPSTVRDSMGLIVDVKFNPLNYMEPAVRNPLYVLQFVSVRSDLLGATDLLQQAALDKYSFVRDAYTQQRRARLRGTSDNNAPLPNYDDQSGASDAAPAAGAPAAGALPNYADPGDAAQAPNAASGAATTAPSDLPNYSDPGDAPASGAAGTTPATAPAAASETTAPAPQPEAAPATQ, via the coding sequence ATGCAACTCCGTAACGCCGCGCTGACGCTGGCCGCCGCCGGCCTCATTTCAGGTTGTGCAACCGGTCCCGACCGCAAACCGGGCGACCCGTTCGAACCGGTGAATCGCGCCGTATTCAAATTCAACGATGGCCTGGACACGTACGTCGCGGTGCCGGTCGCCAAGGGTTATCAGAAGGTGACGCCGCAGCCGCTGCGCACCGCCGTCAGCAACTTCTTCTCGAACCTCGGCGACCTGACCAACGCGGCCAACGCGCTGCTGCAGTTGAAGATCACCGACGCGACCGAAGACATCATGCGCTTCGCGATGAACTCGGTGTTCGGCCTCGGCGGCCTGCTCGACTTCGCGACGCCGGCCGGTCTGCCGAAGCATCATCAGGATTTTGGGTTGACGCTGGGGCATTGGGGCATCCCGTCGGGTCCGTATCTCGTGCTGCCGCTGTTTGGGCCGAGCACGGTGCGCGACAGCATGGGGCTGATCGTCGACGTGAAGTTCAATCCGCTGAACTACATGGAACCGGCGGTGCGTAATCCGCTGTATGTGTTGCAGTTCGTGAGCGTGCGCTCCGATCTGCTGGGCGCGACCGATCTGCTGCAGCAAGCCGCGCTCGACAAATACTCGTTCGTGCGCGACGCCTATACGCAGCAGCGCCGGGCGCGTCTGCGTGGTACGAGCGACAACAATGCGCCGCTGCCGAACTACGACGATCAAAGCGGCGCGAGCGACGCGGCGCCTGCCGCAGGCGCCCCGGCTGCGGGCGCTCTGCCGAATTACGCGGACCCGGGCGATGCGGCGCAAGCGCCGAACGCGGCATCGGGCGCGGCGACGACCGCTCCGTCTGATCTGCCGAACTATTCCGATCCGGGCGACGCACCGGCGAGCGGCGCGGCGGGTACGACGCCGGCCACGGCTCCCGCAGCGGCGTCAGAGACAACAGCGCCCGCGCCTCAACCCGAGGCCGCACCGGCCACGCAATAA
- a CDS encoding acyl-CoA thioesterase: MNFHTRKWVKPEDLNPNGTLFGGSLLRWIDEEAAIYAITQLDNQRVVTKFMSEINFVSSARQGDIIELGMTATQFGRTSITLRCEVRNKITRKSILTVEKMVFVNLDEKGESAPHGRTQIRYAEEAFAQYRENSRPVPQATAAVEEERVAAASRSEVDSLH; encoded by the coding sequence ATGAATTTCCATACAAGAAAGTGGGTCAAGCCCGAAGATCTGAACCCGAACGGCACGCTGTTCGGCGGCAGCCTGCTGCGTTGGATCGACGAAGAAGCGGCGATCTATGCGATCACCCAGCTGGACAACCAGCGCGTCGTCACCAAGTTCATGTCCGAGATCAATTTTGTCAGCTCGGCGCGTCAGGGCGACATCATCGAACTCGGCATGACCGCCACTCAATTCGGCCGGACGTCGATCACGCTGCGCTGCGAAGTGCGCAACAAGATCACACGCAAAAGCATCCTGACCGTCGAGAAGATGGTGTTCGTGAATCTCGACGAGAAAGGCGAGTCGGCGCCGCACGGCCGCACGCAGATTCGTTATGCAGAGGAAGCATTTGCTCAGTATCGCGAGAACTCGCGACCGGTACCGCAAGCGACCGCTGCGGTGGAAGAAGAGAGAGTGGCTGCAGCTTCGCGCAGCGAGGTAGACAGCCTGCATTGA
- a CDS encoding tyrosine-type recombinase/integrase: MPKLHTKTLQALTSFDAGSIVRDDGGLWGKVTMTSKGPSVSFSYRYRVGAKTRDFGCGSWPGRSLADIRAARNAAAELVRQGRDPIDERAASKAAEKAKANVLTVRGLFDLWKAAELSSRKDQGAEPLRAFEKDIFLIFGKQPAANVTKGKYLDHLDSIKVRAPSLANKLAGYLVTMYAWGVKRELVPTNPMFGITKKDVGGADGEGDRVLPDAELRTLHHALENAGLQDATRTALRVLLGTAARSNELLRARRADIDLEARTWFIPAAHSKNGKPHLIHLSDWVIPHVEKLLAFAGGSAWLMPDQTDPLQHVHNKTLVNAVADRQCGMYGRKTEGRSLNYPHALEVGSERWTPHDLRRTAATLMGDLGIPPDVIDKCLNHTERNVVRRTYQRSIKAEEQAAAWRVLGEKLAVLMP, translated from the coding sequence ATGCCCAAGCTACACACAAAAACACTGCAAGCCCTCACGTCGTTTGATGCCGGTTCCATCGTCCGCGATGACGGCGGCCTATGGGGCAAGGTCACCATGACCTCCAAGGGGCCGTCCGTATCCTTCTCCTATCGCTACCGTGTCGGCGCAAAAACGCGTGACTTCGGGTGCGGTAGCTGGCCGGGTCGCTCGCTGGCGGATATCCGCGCTGCCCGCAATGCAGCCGCCGAACTGGTACGCCAAGGCCGCGATCCCATCGATGAACGCGCGGCCTCCAAGGCGGCGGAAAAGGCCAAGGCCAACGTGTTGACCGTGCGCGGCCTGTTCGATCTCTGGAAAGCCGCCGAACTGTCGAGCCGGAAGGATCAAGGCGCGGAACCCCTGCGGGCCTTCGAAAAGGACATTTTCCTGATCTTTGGCAAACAACCTGCCGCAAACGTCACTAAGGGTAAATACCTAGACCACCTCGATAGTATCAAAGTCCGCGCACCTTCGCTGGCGAACAAACTGGCCGGGTACTTGGTGACTATGTACGCGTGGGGCGTCAAACGTGAGCTAGTGCCCACTAACCCGATGTTCGGAATCACGAAAAAGGACGTGGGCGGCGCGGACGGGGAAGGTGACCGGGTGTTGCCAGATGCCGAACTCCGCACACTCCACCACGCGCTAGAAAATGCCGGTCTACAGGACGCCACCCGCACCGCCTTGCGCGTACTGCTCGGCACTGCGGCACGGTCGAATGAACTGCTGCGGGCACGTCGAGCGGATATCGATCTGGAGGCGCGGACGTGGTTTATACCTGCCGCCCACTCAAAGAACGGTAAGCCCCACCTGATCCACCTGAGTGACTGGGTGATACCGCACGTGGAGAAACTTCTGGCCTTCGCTGGTGGCTCTGCGTGGCTCATGCCCGACCAGACAGACCCGCTCCAGCACGTCCATAACAAGACGCTAGTCAACGCGGTGGCTGATCGTCAGTGCGGCATGTACGGGCGCAAGACGGAAGGCCGTAGCCTCAACTATCCGCACGCTCTGGAGGTCGGGAGCGAACGGTGGACGCCTCACGATCTGCGGCGCACTGCGGCCACGCTCATGGGTGACTTGGGTATCCCGCCCGATGTGATCGACAAGTGTCTGAATCACACAGAGCGCAATGTGGTCCGCCGCACATATCAACGGTCGATCAAGGCAGAGGAACAGGCCGCAGCGTGGCGCGTGCTGGGGGAGAAACTGGCCGTTCTCATGCCTTGA
- a CDS encoding helix-turn-helix transcriptional regulator codes for MSISIAPKSAKPSAEIPAGEKSPRRHQPPAVVDLNQPDIRLYIRDVLYFLRISKPTLYAGIKAGSLPKPDGHDRKRPFWLTQTIKAANGGVK; via the coding sequence ATGAGCATTTCCATTGCGCCAAAGTCTGCTAAACCTTCAGCAGAAATCCCAGCAGGCGAGAAGTCCCCCCGCCGCCATCAGCCGCCCGCCGTTGTCGATCTGAATCAGCCGGATATCCGTCTGTACATTCGGGACGTGCTGTATTTCCTCCGCATTTCCAAGCCCACGCTCTACGCCGGAATCAAGGCCGGTAGCCTACCCAAGCCTGACGGGCACGACCGCAAGCGCCCATTCTGGCTAACGCAGACCATCAAGGCCGCGAATGGGGGTGTGAAATGA